atttaccctatctacgtccccctcgtgattttataagcctctataaggtcacccctcagcctccgacgctccagggaaagcagccccagcctgttcagcctctccctgtagctcagaccctccaaccctgacaacatccttgtcaatcttttctgaaccctttcaagtttcagtccagagctttgtcgaacgccttactgaagtccatacagatcacatctaccgttctgccctcgtcaatcctctttgtcacttcctcaaaagaaactcaatcgagtttgtgagagaCGATTTCCCCCGCACAAAGCCATCACGTAGCCGCTGGGGTTTGTCGGACTGGGGTGAGTGAAATGTCTAAAGCCTGGCACGTGGTTCTCTGTCCAGTCAGCATCGGTTTTATTGCTAAACGAGGAGCTGCAGCCACATCAGCTCCTCACTCAGTTCACAGCCATCACCTTCCAGGAAACAAGACCACCAAGTCAggtttcagttctgaggaagggtcactcctcCCGAAACGggaactctgatctctctccacgtGAGCtcttccagcagtttctattCCCACATTCCGCGGTTCCTCAGGTTGGTTTTATTGAGCCAGGAATCAGACGGAGCCTTATCACTGTGTGGAAGGTCAGCCCACACATCACCCACCCCTCCATGTCCTTTATacacctctctcctctcaccttcactATCTGATCAGGAGAGATTTCCCAGGACATTCCCAGGAATGGGGGGTGAGAGctccggggctgttttccctcgcgTGTGTCCAGCTTAAACCCCACTGTCCCAGTGGATTGGGATTCCTTAGCAATCTGGGATAACCGTCCTCACTGCACGATGGATTTTACTGTCACCCACAAAAATATGTACGCACCACGCCTTCGAAattctcacccagagggtggagGTCAGTGTTGGAAAGCCGAGGAGCTGGTCCCAATCCCGGAgggacaccgctggtcacagagcTTTCCAGGGTCCGGGAGAAACTAACCCAGTCAGTCCATGCTATCCCTCCTTCCGGGTCTGATTCCAGCTAACACTGCCCGCCGGAACCATCCTTCACTCCCAGCTCATTTCCACCGACTGGAGAGAGGTCCCAGCGCTGACCCCTGCCCGGGAAGGACCCATTTACCCCTGCTCTCTGTTTTCCACTGACCAGCCTGTCTTCTCTCCCCGTGAGCCCCGCTCTGTTTTCTGCTGACCAGCCTGTCTTCTCTCCCAGTGACCCCTGCTCTGTTTTCCGCTGACCAGCCTGTCTTCTCTCCCCGTGACCCCTGCCCTCCGCTGACCGGCCTGTCTTCTCTCCCCGTGACCCCTGCTCTGTTTTCCGCTGACCAGCCTGTCTTCTCTCCCCGTGACCCCTGCTCTGTTTTCTGCTGACCAGCCTGTCTTCTCTCCCCGTGACCCCTGCTCTGTTTTCTGCTGACCAGCCTGTCTTCTCTCCCCGTGACCCCTGCTCTGTTTTCTGCTGACCAGCCTGTCTTCTCTCCCTATGACCCCTGCCCTCCGCTGACCAGCCTGTCGTCCCTCCCCATGACCCCTGCTCTGTTTTCCGCTGACCAGCCTGTCTTCTCTCCCCGTGACCCCTGCTCTGTTTTCCGCTGACCAGCCTGTCTTCTCTCCCCGTGACCCCTGCTCTGTTTTCCGCTGACCAGCCTGTCTTCTCTCCCCGTGACCCCTGCTCTGTTTTCCGCTGACCAGCCTGTCTTCCCTCCCCGTGACCCCTGCTCTGTTTTCCGCTGACCAGCCTGTCTTCCCTCCGCCTCTCCCCTCCCTGTAACCATAATGCTGCACCCCCCGGCTCCCGTTTACCCCCAGCCTGGGGTTGTGTTATAGCAATGGTTGACCGTGCTGACCCTGACACGGAGTTATTCGGTAAACGCCCACCTGATAGTGACGGAGTGTAACTCCATCCCCGAGCGACAGCAGAGCAGAGAGGGTACGGGGTCTGATGCCATGGCAGTTTATTGTCGTGGAGGGAGTGAACAGCTCAGATGAAAAGGTGAgacaccttccccctcccccaaccctcagctccctcgcgctctccctcccctcacccagctccctcgctctccctccccacacccccagctccctcgctctctccctcccctcacccagttccctcgctctctccctcccctcacccagctccctcactctctctctctccccgctcccttgttctctctccctccccacccccagctccctcgctctctccctccccacccccagctccctcgctctccctccctcccagctccctcgttctccctccctcccagctccctcgttctccctccctcccagctccctcgttctccctccctcccagctcCCTCGTTCTCCCTCCCCCCCGGCTCCCTTTCACTCCTCTGCTGACTCTGTTCCTCTCtaatctctcccccccccccccaccctccctttaTCCTGGACCTCATCCCCTCTCGCTCGCTGCCCCCTGTCTCCTGTTACCTACCCCCACAGGGAGGTctgggagggggtgggtaggGGGTGTTGGGAACGGAGACAGGGAGGTGGAGCATCCCAGGCTGATATCCCACAGCCTGCCGTCCCACCGTACCCCCCTGAGAGAGACCAGCTCTGACCCACTCAGCGCCCCCAGCCCCGTCTCACCCCTGCAGCCCCAGCCTCTAATTCTGACTCTTGGTGAACTCCTGCAGGGCCCAGCGCTTGTTTCCCAGCAGCTCCAGCAGGTGGCTGTACTCAGCTACGAGTCCCTCAAAGTCCTCGCCCAGCATCTGGTACAGACCCAGGGTCCCGCGAAGGGTCTCTGCGCTCGACTCCTGGACTTCCAACTCCTCCTGCAGCAAGGCcctgggtgggggaagggagagagagacgcacaTCACACCCAGGAGGGTAAcggggaggggggacagggatCGGGGAACATCCCGCagtaacacagagagaggggggggaaagagaggggggagaggggggagctAGAGATAGCTTCCTGTGCGGGAagagaatgggaaggggtttggggtccatggggacggtgtagagcgggagggaacggggaaggggtttggggtccatggggggacggtgtagagcgggagggaacggggacggggtttggggtccatggggggacggtgtagagcgggagggaacggggaagggtttggggtccatggggggacggtgtagagcgggagggaacggggaaggggtttggggtccatggggggacggtgtagagcgggagggaacggggaaggggtttggggtccatggggggacggtgtagagcgggagggaacggggaaggggtttggggtccatggggggacggtgtagagcgggagggaacggggaaggggtttggggtccatggggggacggtgtagagcgggagggaacggggaaggggtttggggtccatggggggacggtgtagagcgggagggaacggggaagggggttggggtccatggggggacggtgtagagcgggagggaacggggaagggtttggggtccatggggggacggtgtagagcgggagtgaacggggaaggggtttggggtccatgggggacggtgtagagcgggagggaaggggtttggggtccatgggggacggtgtagagcgggagggaacggggaaggggtttggggtccatgggggggacggtgtagagcgggagggaacgggggaagtggtttggggtccatgggggacggtgtagagcgggaggggaagggggaaggggtttggggtccatgggggacggtgtggagcgggagggaacggggaaggggtttggggtccatggggggacggtgtagagcgggagggaagggggaaggggtttgggtgtgTCCGGTGTGAACAGGACTGGGATGACCGAGGGACTCTGGTCCCCGTGGAGTCTGTACCTGATGGCAGTGTGAGCCTGCACGGTATCCTTGTTGAACAGCTGATGCCTGAGCTCCAGCTTCATGAGTCTGGAAGAGGGGAGAGTTCTGGTTAGAGGCAGAGACTGACCGGGGCCTGACACCGACAGCGAGAGACAAGGGCTTGGGGGACTCGTACCCCCCCCCGTTCACCTACGGAgtgttccagggacctgggttcaaatcccactcatgggtatgggtcatttagcacggccaatcccaccctaacctgcacatccctgggcactatgggtaatttagcacagcccgCTCCCTCCAAAGAGCCCGTGTACACACTCAGCCCCTCGCCCCCGCGGCCCGTGTACACACTCAGCCCCTCGCCCCCGGGACCCCGTGTACACACTCAGCCCCTCGCCCCCGGGACCCCGTGTACACACTCAGCCCCTCGCCCCCGGGACCCCGTGTACACACTCAGCCCCTCGCCCCCGGGACCCCGTGTACACACTCAGCCCCTCGCCCCCGGGACCCCGTGTACACACTCAGTCCCTCGCCCCCGGGACCC
Above is a window of Hemiscyllium ocellatum isolate sHemOce1 unplaced genomic scaffold, sHemOce1.pat.X.cur. scaffold_3850_pat_ctg1, whole genome shotgun sequence DNA encoding:
- the haus4 gene encoding HAUS augmin-like complex subunit 4, which translates into the protein MAKCGALPQLLEADRQKQERERERAWENRVTITKQTIAYLTVLHHCLVLLRELIERHRLGSQPELDAELLAYLRLKTKAMFTKLGLMKLELRHQLFNKDTVQAHTAIRALLQEELEVQESSAETLRGTLGLYQMLGEDFEGLVAEYSHLLELLGNKRWALQEFTKSQN